In a genomic window of uncultured Flavobacterium sp.:
- a CDS encoding intradiol ring-cleavage dioxygenase — protein sequence MDRKKFIRNSILGIASLATASKLLESCSKSDNDDTNTNSSDGSCTVSPAETKGPFPIKTPSQLVLENIKSDRIGVALLINLIIENKNNNCAPLESVFVDVWHCDKDGNYSEYGGTSMQQTDYTSVHFLRGRQTTNSKGEVSFLSIFPGWYQGRAPHVHVEVLSASGTSLLVTQIAFPETVSSEVYSSTNYASHGQADTSNTKDNVFSDSLADELATLTGNLTDGYTLSKTITVKA from the coding sequence ATGGACAGAAAAAAATTCATTAGAAATAGTATATTAGGAATTGCATCTTTGGCAACAGCCTCAAAATTATTAGAATCTTGTTCTAAAAGTGATAATGACGACACTAATACAAACTCGTCCGATGGAAGCTGCACTGTTTCTCCTGCCGAAACTAAAGGCCCATTCCCTATTAAAACACCTAGCCAACTAGTATTAGAAAATATAAAATCTGATCGAATTGGCGTAGCTTTACTTATTAATCTTATTATCGAAAATAAAAATAATAACTGCGCTCCACTAGAAAGTGTTTTTGTAGATGTTTGGCATTGCGATAAAGACGGAAATTATTCTGAATATGGAGGCACTTCGATGCAACAAACAGATTATACTTCTGTTCATTTTTTAAGAGGTAGACAAACCACAAATTCAAAAGGAGAAGTTTCGTTTCTTTCTATTTTTCCAGGTTGGTATCAAGGCAGAGCACCGCATGTGCATGTTGAAGTATTATCTGCGAGCGGCACATCATTATTGGTAACACAAATAGCTTTTCCGGAAACTGTTTCAAGCGAAGTTTATTCAAGCACTAATTATGCTTCTCACGGTCAAGCCGATACTTCGAATACAAAAGATAATGTTTTCTCTGATAGTCTAGCTGATGAACTAGCAACATTAACAGGAAATTTGACAGACGGTTATACACTAAGTAAAACCATTACAGTAAAGGCATAG
- a CDS encoding sensor histidine kinase produces MKIDTIKNTSSNTILFHCMIWVFFILTSLIQFYESPFRINNDFYVQWFTGIVLFYLNYFYLVPALLLQKKYWSYFAFVFILIAVFMIIRINYFIPEFKHIRPRMIPPDELKLMYKGRRIRGIMATRQPLFFKIGPSLFYILIITISAAIRTLTEFYNNQQNKLIAETHRTNTELIYLRKQTNPHFLFNSLNSIYSLAHKKSDLVPDAIVTLSELMRYMLYETDNKTVALEKEINYIQNYIELQKLRLNNIEDIVINVHGDTKNKFIEPLLLISFVENAFKYGTDYKGAAHVKIKIFILNNSLDFWIENTIENYLKDPENSGIGLVNIQNRLDLLYPDAHELTITQDDNFYRVHLNLKLDEIQNTIN; encoded by the coding sequence ATGAAAATAGATACCATTAAAAATACGAGTTCCAATACAATTTTATTCCATTGCATGATATGGGTTTTCTTTATTCTGACTTCTTTAATTCAGTTTTATGAAAGTCCGTTCCGTATCAATAATGACTTTTATGTCCAATGGTTTACCGGAATTGTATTGTTTTATCTGAACTATTTTTATTTGGTTCCAGCTTTGCTTTTGCAGAAAAAATACTGGTCCTATTTTGCTTTTGTTTTTATTCTGATTGCCGTCTTCATGATTATCAGAATCAATTATTTTATTCCTGAATTTAAACATATCAGACCAAGAATGATTCCGCCGGATGAGTTGAAATTGATGTATAAAGGAAGACGAATAAGAGGAATAATGGCAACAAGACAACCACTTTTTTTTAAAATTGGCCCTTCACTTTTCTATATTTTAATTATTACGATAAGCGCAGCGATTAGAACGCTGACAGAATTTTATAACAACCAACAAAACAAACTTATTGCCGAAACGCACAGAACAAATACTGAATTGATTTATTTACGGAAACAAACCAATCCGCATTTCTTATTCAATTCCTTAAATAGTATTTATTCTTTGGCGCACAAAAAATCTGATTTGGTCCCTGATGCCATCGTGACATTATCTGAATTAATGCGTTATATGCTTTATGAAACAGATAATAAAACGGTGGCTTTAGAAAAAGAAATCAATTACATTCAGAATTACATCGAATTACAAAAACTGAGACTCAACAACATCGAAGACATTGTAATCAATGTTCATGGTGACACAAAAAACAAATTTATTGAGCCACTTTTATTGATTTCATTTGTTGAAAATGCCTTTAAATACGGAACTGATTATAAAGGAGCAGCTCACGTAAAGATTAAGATTTTTATTCTAAACAATAGTCTTGATTTCTGGATCGAAAACACCATTGAAAACTATCTGAAAGATCCTGAAAATTCAGGAATCGGATTAGTGAATATTCAAAACAGATTAGATTTACTTTATCCAGATGCGCACGAACTTACGATCACGCAAGACGATAATTTTTATCGCGTGCATTTGAATTTAAAACTGGACGAAATTCAAAACACAATCAATTAA
- a CDS encoding DUF4270 family protein — translation MYKFILMFFFALSLISCGTDTDAGEFVVGSDYLALNNKVILVDTLTVEMSTINLDSLITSGQNRILIGNYDDPLFGKVKSDSYFQLSTTTYALNNSGSDTEAVKYVFDSISMILKYDNYYFGDTTKVQTFDIHRLIQKVKPNTEDNNFYNNSKLNYSPESLGTISFKPRPIEKDSINIKMSSAFGEELFQKLKKREVTDFDTFTEYLKGLVLVPSSSNSSSVIGFSATTSKVRLYYSKYQADTEETPYIVDFSIIDKTKQFNAISSDKTGTLLQNLSVPSSKLSSSLTEQQGFIQSGTGVSCRIDFPNIKQFKHISESGAIVAAELILKPVNNTYSSKYPLADSLSVYVADNLNRISGTLLNSESKSVYGILNKKTDEFNENIAYTIPIGGFLQKEMLKQSDSRSSLILTLPALSKAVNRVVLGDQKHLNNKIQLKIYYISY, via the coding sequence ATGTACAAGTTTATATTGATGTTCTTTTTTGCGCTATCGCTAATCTCATGCGGCACAGATACAGATGCGGGCGAGTTTGTTGTTGGATCTGATTATTTGGCTTTAAATAATAAAGTTATTCTCGTAGATACTCTTACGGTAGAAATGTCTACGATAAATTTGGATTCGCTTATAACATCTGGTCAAAATCGAATTTTGATAGGAAATTATGATGATCCTCTTTTTGGGAAGGTAAAGTCTGATAGTTATTTTCAATTATCGACAACTACATATGCTTTAAATAATAGTGGTTCAGATACCGAAGCCGTTAAATATGTTTTTGATTCTATTTCGATGATTCTAAAATATGATAACTATTATTTTGGAGATACTACAAAAGTGCAAACATTCGATATTCATCGTTTGATTCAGAAAGTGAAACCTAATACAGAGGATAATAATTTCTATAATAATTCGAAATTGAATTACAGTCCGGAAAGTTTAGGGACAATTTCATTTAAGCCGCGTCCAATTGAAAAAGATTCGATCAATATTAAAATGAGCAGTGCATTTGGTGAAGAACTTTTTCAGAAACTAAAGAAAAGAGAAGTTACCGATTTTGACACTTTTACGGAGTATTTAAAAGGGCTTGTTCTTGTGCCTTCTTCTTCTAATTCTTCGAGTGTTATAGGTTTTAGTGCAACGACAAGTAAAGTCCGGTTGTATTATTCAAAATATCAAGCCGATACTGAAGAAACGCCTTATATTGTAGATTTCTCTATAATTGACAAAACAAAGCAATTCAATGCTATTTCGTCTGATAAAACAGGAACTCTCCTTCAGAATTTATCCGTTCCATCAAGTAAGCTGTCAAGTTCCTTAACGGAGCAGCAAGGTTTTATTCAATCCGGAACTGGAGTTTCTTGTAGAATTGATTTTCCAAATATCAAGCAGTTTAAACATATCTCAGAAAGTGGGGCAATTGTCGCTGCAGAATTGATTTTAAAACCAGTCAACAACACTTATTCAAGTAAATATCCTTTAGCCGATTCTCTAAGTGTTTATGTGGCCGATAACCTGAATAGAATTAGCGGTACTTTATTGAATTCTGAAAGTAAATCTGTATATGGAATTTTAAATAAAAAAACCGATGAGTTTAATGAAAACATTGCTTATACAATTCCTATTGGAGGTTTTCTGCAAAAAGAAATGCTGAAACAGTCTGATTCCAGATCTTCCTTAATACTTACTTTACCCGCACTTTCTAAAGCAGTCAATAGAGTTGTTTTAGGAGATCAAAAACATTTGAACAATAAAATTCAATTGAAAATTTATTACATCTCTTACTAA
- a CDS encoding gamma carbonic anhydrase family protein, which yields MLIKSVNGKTPQIPEDCYVAENATIIGDVTFGDSCSVWFNAVIRGDVHFIKIGNKVNIQDGAIIHCTYQKHPTIIGNNVSIGHNAIVHGCTVHDNVLIGMGAIVMDNCVIESNSIIAAGAVITQNTVVTSGSIYAGVPAKKVKDIDQSDFAGEIERISNNYVMYSGWLKDEK from the coding sequence ATGTTAATCAAATCTGTAAACGGAAAAACACCTCAAATTCCTGAGGATTGTTATGTTGCCGAAAATGCTACAATTATTGGCGATGTTACTTTTGGAGATTCTTGTAGTGTTTGGTTTAATGCGGTAATTCGCGGCGATGTTCACTTTATCAAAATCGGAAACAAAGTAAATATTCAGGATGGAGCGATTATACATTGCACGTATCAAAAACACCCAACTATTATTGGTAATAATGTTTCGATAGGACATAATGCAATTGTACACGGTTGTACGGTTCACGATAATGTTTTAATAGGAATGGGCGCAATCGTAATGGATAATTGTGTCATAGAAAGTAATTCTATTATTGCAGCCGGAGCAGTTATAACTCAAAATACTGTTGTAACTTCTGGAAGTATCTACGCTGGTGTTCCGGCAAAGAAAGTAAAAGATATTGATCAATCTGATTTTGCAGGCGAAATTGAGCGTATTTCGAACAATTATGTAATGTATTCCGGATGGCTTAAAGACGAAAAATAA
- a CDS encoding DUF4907 domain-containing protein, whose translation MIINTQIKFFWIKIQKNLLFLLLVLQFVACSKNETFKTESFKTESGWGYSIAYKSKIIIKQSIIPVISDSKSFSTEDDALKVAHLVVDKLNEHISPTVTKNDLILLKIKL comes from the coding sequence ATGATAATTAATACTCAAATAAAATTCTTCTGGATCAAAATCCAGAAGAATTTACTGTTTCTTTTGCTTGTTTTGCAATTTGTTGCCTGCTCAAAAAACGAAACTTTTAAAACAGAATCCTTCAAAACAGAATCTGGTTGGGGATATTCAATTGCTTATAAAAGTAAAATCATAATCAAGCAATCTATAATACCGGTAATAAGTGATTCTAAAAGTTTTTCGACAGAAGATGATGCCTTAAAAGTAGCACATTTAGTAGTTGACAAACTCAATGAGCATATATCGCCAACGGTAACGAAAAATGATTTAATTTTATTAAAAATAAAATTATAG
- the murI gene encoding glutamate racemase, with product MTNNNPIGVFDSGIGGTSIWNAIHDLLPNEKTIYLADSKNAPYGQRTKEEIVALSKKNVDFLLEQNCKIIVVACNTATTNAIRELRAEYDVPFIGIEPAIKPAANNSKTQVIGILATKGTLNSELFNKTAEMFQHTTIIEQVGHGLVQLIEDGNLNSPEMTQLLESYLQPMIDANIDYLVLGCSHYPYLIPQIKKILPEHIQIIDSGEAVARQTQNVLREKVGFTDTQNNDEPIFYVNSNPDVLKSILEYKYPVIEKDF from the coding sequence ATGACGAACAACAATCCTATAGGCGTTTTTGATTCCGGTATTGGAGGAACTTCCATCTGGAACGCCATCCACGATCTACTTCCAAACGAAAAAACAATCTATTTAGCAGATAGCAAAAATGCTCCTTATGGTCAAAGAACCAAAGAAGAAATTGTTGCATTAAGCAAAAAAAATGTTGATTTTCTACTAGAACAAAATTGCAAAATCATTGTTGTTGCCTGTAATACTGCCACAACAAATGCTATTAGAGAACTTCGTGCGGAATATGATGTTCCGTTTATAGGAATTGAGCCTGCAATAAAACCGGCAGCCAATAATTCAAAAACTCAAGTAATTGGTATTCTAGCTACAAAAGGAACATTGAATAGTGAGTTGTTCAATAAAACTGCTGAGATGTTTCAGCACACTACAATAATTGAGCAAGTTGGTCACGGACTTGTACAACTTATCGAAGACGGAAATCTAAATTCTCCGGAAATGACTCAATTGTTAGAATCCTATTTGCAGCCTATGATTGACGCCAATATCGACTATCTGGTATTAGGTTGTAGTCATTACCCATATTTGATTCCGCAAATAAAAAAAATCCTTCCGGAACATATACAAATTATAGATTCCGGAGAGGCAGTTGCAAGACAAACGCAAAATGTCTTACGTGAAAAAGTAGGTTTTACAGATACTCAAAATAACGACGAACCAATATTTTATGTCAATTCAAATCCTGATGTTTTAAAATCAATTTTAGAATACAAATATCCTGTAATCGAAAAAGATTTTTAA
- a CDS encoding OmpH family outer membrane protein, whose protein sequence is MRKQFLFMFLALIVANTSQAQGKTTRIGYIDMEYILENVSDYKEAKAQLELKAQKWKQEIEAKKLNINTIKESLKAEKALLTKELIDERETEIKFLEDEMLDYQQKQFGADGNLMHQKMALAKPIQDQVFTAVQDIAEAKNYDFVFDKSSDLTMLFSNKRFDISDQVLRILNRTDKREQLTKKQLKDQEAKESKENAIDESPALQDRQKVLDEKKAARDKLIEDRRLEQEAKKKEYDDRRKAIQAEREAKKNGTVSETAKTTDAAKTDATGKTVTPAAAGTATGTEAAPTTPAVDKAAERQKLYEQRKKELEEKRKKILEEREAAKKAKEAETQKTNTTNN, encoded by the coding sequence ATGAGAAAACAGTTTTTATTTATGTTTTTAGCCTTGATTGTAGCTAATACAAGTCAGGCACAAGGAAAAACAACAAGGATTGGTTACATTGACATGGAATATATTTTGGAAAACGTTTCTGATTATAAAGAAGCGAAAGCCCAATTAGAGCTAAAAGCTCAAAAATGGAAGCAAGAAATTGAAGCTAAGAAATTAAACATCAACACAATTAAAGAAAGTCTTAAAGCCGAAAAAGCTTTACTTACTAAAGAACTGATTGATGAACGAGAAACTGAAATCAAATTTCTTGAAGACGAAATGTTGGATTATCAACAAAAGCAATTTGGTGCTGATGGAAATTTAATGCACCAAAAAATGGCGTTGGCAAAGCCAATACAAGATCAGGTTTTTACTGCCGTTCAGGATATAGCTGAAGCTAAAAACTATGATTTTGTATTTGATAAATCATCAGATTTGACAATGCTTTTTAGCAACAAAAGATTCGATATTAGCGATCAGGTTTTGCGTATTTTAAACAGAACTGACAAACGCGAACAATTGACTAAAAAACAATTGAAAGATCAGGAAGCAAAAGAAAGCAAAGAAAATGCTATAGATGAAAGTCCTGCATTGCAAGACAGACAAAAAGTATTAGACGAAAAGAAAGCGGCCAGAGATAAACTAATCGAAGATAGAAGATTAGAACAGGAAGCTAAGAAAAAAGAATACGACGATAGAAGAAAAGCCATACAAGCTGAAAGAGAAGCTAAAAAGAATGGCACGGTTTCTGAAACAGCTAAAACAACTGACGCTGCTAAAACAGATGCTACAGGAAAAACTGTAACACCAGCAGCTGCAGGAACAGCAACCGGAACTGAAGCCGCTCCGACAACACCAGCGGTTGATAAAGCAGCAGAAAGACAAAAGCTTTATGAACAGCGTAAAAAAGAATTAGAGGAAAAGAGAAAGAAAATCTTAGAGGAAAGAGAAGCGGCTAAAAAAGCAAAAGAAGCCGAAACACAGAAAACAAATACGACCAATAATTAA
- a CDS encoding DUF6268 family outer membrane beta-barrel protein, with protein MKAQENFSVNMNLKTEPTDKIDFNESSIGVLFSKKINAKNQITNTLEYSSLKVNYELGSFNNVEDLDQFNKIQNTFEIKHEVSNTTKFELAITPSVNFQRNLDASDFWLFGSFDISQQLSSKTNIKLGLARTAIFGYAKFIPTLSINYQMNKHSNVLIGFPDSNISYSNNIRNKFSLTNSFNGSFYHLDAQNSEYENATKASLSQMTSAFEYERNVTKNWFLNFKAGYDFNKKYNLLDTDNQKIYDFNTGNGYILGVGIKYKQ; from the coding sequence ATGAAAGCACAGGAAAATTTTTCAGTAAATATGAATTTGAAAACGGAACCAACGGATAAAATTGATTTTAACGAAAGTAGTATTGGAGTTTTGTTCAGCAAAAAAATAAATGCCAAAAACCAAATAACAAATACATTAGAATATTCGAGTTTGAAAGTAAATTATGAATTAGGCAGCTTTAATAATGTTGAAGATCTGGATCAATTCAACAAAATTCAAAATACGTTTGAAATCAAACATGAAGTTTCAAATACAACAAAATTTGAATTGGCTATTACACCTTCAGTAAATTTTCAGCGAAACTTAGATGCTTCTGATTTTTGGCTTTTTGGAAGTTTTGATATTAGTCAGCAATTAAGTTCTAAGACGAATATTAAACTTGGATTGGCGAGAACAGCCATTTTTGGTTATGCTAAATTCATTCCGACTTTATCGATAAACTATCAAATGAACAAACATAGTAATGTGTTGATTGGTTTTCCGGATTCGAATATTTCGTATTCAAATAACATTCGAAACAAATTCAGTTTAACGAATAGTTTTAACGGAAGTTTTTATCATTTAGACGCTCAAAACAGTGAGTATGAAAATGCAACCAAAGCGAGTTTATCACAAATGACATCGGCTTTTGAGTATGAAAGAAATGTTACTAAGAACTGGTTTCTAAATTTTAAAGCCGGATATGACTTTAATAAAAAATATAACCTGCTCGATACTGATAATCAAAAAATCTATGATTTCAATACCGGCAATGGATATATTCTGGGCGTTGGGATCAAATACAAACAATAA
- a CDS encoding LytTR family DNA-binding domain-containing protein has translation MKCVIIDDEPLAVELLEDFVRKIDSLELVSTFNNAIDAVSFINQNNVDLIFLDIQMPHFSGIDFLNTIEKKPLIIFTTAYSDYAVEGFNLGAVDYLVKPIPFHRFLKSVVRAQQILNPTASTQAISENTTAPELEQDFMFVRAEYENVKMNFSDILFIEGLKDYVKIYTTDNKFTLTLISLIKLENLLSSKGFSRIHRSYIINIKHVKSIQKNKVLISDKRIPISESYKNAFFERINL, from the coding sequence ATGAAATGTGTAATTATAGACGATGAACCTTTAGCGGTTGAATTATTAGAAGATTTTGTTCGAAAAATAGATTCTCTCGAATTGGTCAGCACTTTTAATAATGCTATTGATGCTGTTTCTTTTATCAATCAAAACAACGTCGATTTGATTTTTTTAGACATTCAGATGCCGCATTTCTCTGGTATAGATTTTTTAAATACAATCGAAAAAAAGCCCTTAATTATATTTACAACTGCTTATTCTGATTATGCTGTAGAAGGATTTAATCTTGGTGCGGTTGATTATTTGGTAAAACCAATTCCGTTTCATCGTTTTTTAAAATCAGTTGTCAGAGCGCAGCAAATCTTAAATCCGACTGCTTCTACTCAGGCAATTTCTGAAAACACAACAGCTCCGGAATTAGAACAGGATTTTATGTTTGTAAGAGCTGAATATGAAAACGTAAAAATGAATTTTTCGGATATTCTATTTATTGAAGGTCTTAAAGATTATGTAAAAATTTACACGACAGACAATAAATTCACCCTAACCTTAATTAGTTTAATAAAGTTAGAAAACTTACTTTCCAGCAAAGGATTTTCACGAATTCACAGATCTTATATCATCAATATAAAACACGTAAAATCAATTCAGAAAAATAAAGTTTTGATTAGTGATAAACGAATTCCAATTAGTGAAAGTTACAAGAATGCATTCTTCGAAAGAATCAATTTATAA
- a CDS encoding bacteriocin, protein MKFVKNCEKLTKEELKSINGGNFPYCPVGKICYRGDDANGLPIWDCVPQTTLCPTL, encoded by the coding sequence ATGAAATTTGTCAAAAATTGCGAGAAATTAACAAAAGAAGAGCTTAAAAGTATTAATGGTGGAAATTTTCCATATTGTCCAGTTGGTAAAATTTGTTATCGTGGAGACGATGCTAATGGTCTTCCTATCTGGGATTGTGTGCCACAAACCACTTTATGTCCAACACTTTAA
- a CDS encoding kelch repeat-containing protein, whose translation MNNLKKGILFAALFSSLFFIGCSHDDDDDDLVGNWVKKSAFDGPARSSATSFVIGDYAYVAAGYTGDVYLKDLWAYNSNGDYWEQKADFAGVGRSSASSFTLNGKGYVGLGYDGTNKLKDFYQYDPTSNSWTQKTDFGGTGRYGAVGFQVGGKAYFGTGYDGNYLKDFYQYDDQANTWTLVNGFSGNKRRNATVFVIDTKAYLVTGINNGVYQEDFWEFDPSTDVWTRKRDVDKDTDDDPTYNDDYAIVRANASSFSMNGLGYIVGGESIKTVWEYTPSTDLWTERTPMEGATRADAVGFAINNRGFYMLGRTGSTYFDDAWEFKPLDAQNDDDN comes from the coding sequence ATGAATAATTTAAAAAAAGGAATATTATTCGCGGCGCTGTTTTCGAGTCTCTTTTTTATAGGCTGTAGCCATGATGATGATGATGATGATTTGGTAGGAAACTGGGTTAAAAAATCAGCTTTTGATGGACCTGCAAGATCTAGTGCGACTAGTTTTGTCATAGGAGATTATGCTTATGTAGCAGCTGGTTATACTGGAGATGTATATTTAAAAGATTTATGGGCATACAACTCTAATGGAGATTATTGGGAACAAAAAGCCGATTTTGCCGGAGTAGGAAGAAGTTCTGCTTCAAGTTTTACCCTTAACGGAAAAGGATATGTTGGTTTGGGTTACGACGGAACCAACAAATTGAAAGATTTCTATCAATATGATCCAACAAGTAATAGCTGGACTCAAAAAACTGATTTTGGAGGAACCGGACGTTATGGAGCTGTTGGTTTTCAAGTGGGTGGAAAAGCTTATTTTGGAACTGGTTACGACGGAAATTATCTAAAAGATTTTTATCAATACGACGATCAGGCAAACACCTGGACTCTTGTAAACGGATTTAGCGGAAACAAAAGACGTAACGCTACTGTTTTTGTAATTGACACTAAAGCATATTTAGTAACCGGAATAAATAATGGAGTTTACCAAGAAGATTTTTGGGAATTTGATCCATCAACTGATGTTTGGACAAGAAAACGTGATGTTGATAAAGACACAGATGATGACCCAACTTACAATGACGATTATGCAATTGTTCGTGCGAATGCTTCTAGTTTTTCTATGAATGGATTGGGATATATTGTAGGTGGAGAAAGCATCAAAACGGTTTGGGAATACACTCCATCAACAGATCTTTGGACAGAAAGAACTCCTATGGAAGGCGCAACAAGAGCCGATGCTGTAGGATTTGCGATCAACAATCGTGGTTTTTATATGTTAGGAAGAACAGGTTCAACTTATTTTGATGATGCTTGGGAATTTAAACCTTTGGACGCTCAAAATGACGATGATAATTAA
- a CDS encoding OmpH family outer membrane protein, producing the protein MKQIKTLLIAAILVLGASNTINAQAKVAHVDVSEIMSKMPAMLDAQNQLQKLSGTYDAEYKKMVDEYQVKIKKYEAEAATVTDAVNGDRSKEVQDMQKRIVDYRDNAQKELQQKETDIVKPLMEKVRASIQKVGKAKGFQYVLDGSTLLLADGPNITADVKKDLGF; encoded by the coding sequence ATGAAACAAATCAAAACTTTACTAATTGCTGCCATTTTAGTTCTAGGAGCAAGTAACACAATTAACGCACAAGCTAAGGTAGCTCATGTTGATGTTAGCGAGATTATGTCGAAAATGCCTGCAATGCTAGATGCTCAAAACCAATTACAAAAATTAAGCGGTACATATGATGCAGAATACAAAAAAATGGTTGACGAATATCAAGTAAAAATCAAAAAGTACGAGGCTGAAGCTGCTACAGTAACTGATGCTGTAAACGGAGATCGTTCTAAAGAAGTTCAAGACATGCAAAAAAGAATTGTTGACTATAGAGACAATGCACAAAAAGAACTACAACAAAAAGAAACTGATATCGTAAAACCATTAATGGAAAAAGTAAGAGCTTCTATCCAAAAAGTTGGAAAAGCTAAAGGTTTCCAATATGTTCTTGACGGTTCTACTTTATTATTAGCTGATGGTCCAAACATTACTGCTGATGTTAAGAAAGACTTAGGATTCTAA
- a CDS encoding aromatic hydrocarbon degradation protein — protein sequence MKNKIVYLSCFILMSLTSFSQSISSSPYSLYGVGSLYDSDFGSLPSIGSSGMALPSDTFINNLNPASLGYLPQNHFMFDIGGKAIATTYQSGSRSEKRNNFQFSHIAFAFPVTKNSAFSAALRPYSSAAFKISNLKLPISDSQEFYYLTAAGSGGLNNFDFSYGYRFGKKLSLGVSAAVLFGNTTDDRSFLISNSITTLSKKTNYNGLRATFGAQYKIDSTLTIATTFKLPTQINASKVQSVQTITNDVATSIESNVVSDLDDYYMPLEMGIGISKRFKNNLNMTLDYEKSLWNDTNQPELYGDFVNQDRFAMGFSYSRRKNVRKYWDSVQYSTGLNFDTGYLEIDGKRVNNAAISFGISLPIENTFSAVNISYSYGQKGRIADNLIKENYHKLSLNLSLDGIWFVKRKIE from the coding sequence ATGAAAAATAAAATAGTTTATTTAAGTTGCTTCATTTTAATGTCGTTAACTTCATTTTCTCAAAGTATTTCAAGTTCTCCGTATTCCTTATATGGAGTTGGAAGTTTATACGATTCAGATTTTGGATCGCTTCCTTCAATTGGATCCTCTGGTATGGCATTACCTTCAGATACTTTTATTAATAACCTAAACCCGGCTTCACTGGGTTATTTGCCTCAAAATCATTTTATGTTTGATATAGGTGGCAAGGCTATTGCAACAACTTATCAGAGTGGTTCAAGAAGTGAAAAACGAAATAATTTTCAATTCTCACATATTGCTTTTGCATTTCCTGTGACTAAAAATTCTGCATTTAGTGCTGCGTTGCGCCCTTATTCAAGCGCTGCATTTAAAATTTCTAATTTAAAATTACCAATTTCAGACAGTCAGGAATTCTATTATTTAACTGCCGCTGGTTCTGGCGGATTAAATAATTTTGATTTTTCGTATGGATATCGATTCGGGAAAAAATTGTCACTTGGGGTTTCTGCAGCCGTTTTGTTTGGAAATACTACCGATGACAGAAGTTTTTTAATCTCGAATTCAATTACAACGTTAAGTAAAAAAACAAATTATAATGGTTTACGAGCCACATTTGGAGCTCAGTATAAAATTGATTCAACACTTACAATTGCGACAACCTTTAAGTTGCCAACTCAAATTAATGCTTCTAAAGTTCAATCCGTTCAAACAATTACAAACGATGTTGCGACAAGTATAGAATCGAATGTAGTATCAGATTTAGATGATTATTATATGCCTCTTGAAATGGGAATAGGGATTAGTAAACGCTTTAAGAATAATCTAAACATGACGCTTGATTATGAAAAGAGTTTATGGAACGATACAAATCAGCCTGAATTATATGGAGATTTTGTAAACCAGGACAGATTTGCAATGGGTTTTAGTTATAGCCGTAGAAAAAATGTCAGGAAATATTGGGATAGCGTACAATATTCGACCGGTTTGAATTTTGATACCGGTTATCTTGAAATCGACGGAAAAAGAGTCAATAATGCCGCAATCTCTTTTGGGATTTCGCTGCCAATCGAAAACACTTTTTCCGCAGTTAATATTTCTTACTCTTATGGACAAAAAGGAAGAATCGCAGATAATCTAATCAAAGAAAATTACCATAAGTTATCCCTGAATTTATCTTTGGACGGAATTTGGTTCGTCAAGCGAAAGATAGAGTAG